One window from the genome of Plasmodium relictum strain SGS1 genome assembly, chromosome: 12 encodes:
- a CDS encoding acid cluster protein 33 homologue, putative, with protein MESEELSMHEAYKNFCSKHPLKKLSMPKSDLVWCYYDINSRNDNIIVFLHGICGTAGCYFYQLDKLSNLGFRVISFQYPCYNYLKDWIKNMCNILEYLNIKKAHFFASDLGGYLIQLYAKLYPSKIQSLILCNSYRKTDDFAAIASLRNIYGKLYSFLPHVLLKKIILENYIYINYVNIDLKEKNSLEFMSNEIDLISASDLGGRISLQLSSDIIDRIYVNDKCITILQTLNNMYSDSLNEDMKKAYPFAKHAIMKSGGDFPYLSRYEEVNMYILVHLRNNCNASFVKEQISNMSYIHQQKNEDDNEQISEKKKYTALHYRTNENNYNSGYSNSHNNVDIHTYKEKYITETSKYQIINNNINNNYQKYDSHLFKNGNYTINEDNSNNRKNKDNYDDEENSTFCKNNTSNYYIKQNSYEEQNGNHSTINNYINDNYSFSNNSNAFSINHNDCNYIDNNDNYRNKTNDTCNYNNINDEYTYINTSNENFNKTDKNINISEESYNKESINYQDNFNQNDAGYNHTNINQNDIFCHF; from the coding sequence ATGGAATCAGAAGAATTGTCTATGCATGAAGCTTATAAGAATTTTTGTTCAAAACATCCTTTAAAAAAGTTGTCTATGCCTAAAAGCGATTTAGTTTGGTGTTATTATGATATTAATAGTAGGAATGACAATATAATTGTATTTTTACACGGAATATGTGGAACAGCTGgatgttatttttatcaattagATAAGTTATCTAATTTGGGTTTTAGAGTGATTTCTTTTCAATATCCTTgctataattatttaaaagattggataaaaaatatgtgtAATATTctagaatatttaaatattaaaaaagctCATTTTTTTGCTAGCGATTTGGGTGGTTATTTGATTCAACTATATGCAAAATTATATCCATCAAAAATTCAATCCTTAATTTTATGTAACTCTTATAGAAAAACAGATGATTTTGCAGCTATTGCTTCATTAAGAAACATATATGGAAAACTATATAGTTTTTTACCACAtgttttgttaaaaaaaataatattagaaaattatatatatatcaactATGTAAATATagatttaaaagaaaaaaattctttagaATTTATGAGTAATGAAATTGATTTAATTTCTGCTTCAGATTTAGGAGGAAGAATTAGCTTACAGTTGTCATCAGATATCATTGATAGAATTTACGTTAATGATAAATGCATAACAATTTTACAAACACTAAATAATATGTATTCAGATAGTTTAAACGAAGATATGAAAAAAGCATATCCTTTCGCCAAACATGCAATCATGAAATCGGGTGGTGATTTTCCTTATTTAAGTAGATATGAAGAAGTGAACATGTACATTTTAGTTCATTTAAGAAACAATTGCAATGCGAGTTTCGTCAAAGAACAAATTAGTAATATGAGTTATATCCATcaacaaaaaaatgaagatgatAATGAACAGATTtcggaaaaaaaaaagtatactGCACTTCATTATAgaacaaatgaaaataactATAACAGTGGTTACAGTAATTCTCATAATAATGTAGATATACATACTTAtaaggaaaaatatataacagAAACAAGTAAatatcaaataataaataacaatattaataataattatcaaaaatatgattctcatttatttaaaaatgggAATTATACCATTAATGAagataatagtaataataggAAAAATAAGGATAATTATgatgatgaagaaaattCTACATTTTGTAAAAACAATACTAgcaattattatattaaacaAAACTCTTATGAAGAACAAAATGGAAATCACTCaactataaataattatataaatgataattataGCTTTTCGAATAATTCTAATGCCTTTAGCATAAATCATAATGATTGTAATTACATAGATAATAACGATAATTACAGAAATAAAACTAATGATACatgtaattataataatattaacgATGAATATACTTACATTAATACTAGTAATGAAAACTTTAATAAAactgataaaaatattaatatttcagAGGAGAGTTATAATAAAGAATCAATAAATTATCAAGATAATTTTAATCAAAATGATGCAGGATATAACCATACTAATATCAATCAAAATGATATTTTCTGCCatttttga